The Chanos chanos chromosome 6, fChaCha1.1, whole genome shotgun sequence genome includes a region encoding these proteins:
- the ilkap gene encoding integrin-linked kinase-associated serine/threonine phosphatase 2C, whose protein sequence is MDLFDDLPAPTNSETPSQPSRGDHREKRKRQVNPEDEVVEERTCEEKKVCKGLARIKGFVASRRGEREDMQDAHVVLPDMSSCLPAPPAQASRLAYFAVFDGHGGAHASRFAAEQLHRTLADKFPKGEAENLDKLIKKCLLDTFRQTDEDFLKKASSQKPVWKDGSTATCMLVVDNVVYVANLGDSRAVLCRSEPGEGGAEDRTVTLALSKEHNPTIYEERMRIQRAGGTVRDGRVLGVLEVSRSIGDGQYKRCGVISTPDVRRCPLTSNDRFAILACDGLFKVFSAEEAVKYVLNILQAEPVERKEGQTEEEGRYETACQRLASEAVRRGCADNVTVILVSIEF, encoded by the exons ATGGACTTATTTGATGATCTTCCTGCACCAACCAATAGT GAGACGCCTTCACAGCCGAGCCGGGGAGACCACAGGGAGAAGAGGAAACGGCAGGTGAACCCAGAGGATGAGGTGGTGGAAGAGAGGACTTGCGAGGAAAAGAAAGTTTGTAAAG GACTGGCCAGGATAAAGGGGTTTGTGGCGTCCCGTCgaggggagagggaggacaTGCAGGACGCGCACGTGGTCCTGCCCGACATGAGCTCCTGTCTGCCAGCCCCGCCCGCACAAGC TTCTCGCTTGGCTTACTTTGCTGTGTTTGATGGTCACGGAGGAGCCCACGCTTCACGATTCGCCGCTGAGCAGCTGCATCGTACTCTGGCTGACAAGTTTCCCAAAG GTGAAGCAGAAAACCTTGACAAACTGATAAAGAAATGTTTATTGGACACGTTTCGGCAAACGGACGAAGACTTCCTGAAGAAGGCCTCTAGCCA GAAACCAGTGTGGAAGGATGGGTCCACCGCGACGTGTATGCTGGTGGTGGATAATGTGGTGTACGTGGCCAATCTCGGAGACAGTAGA gCCGTGCTATGCCGTTCAGAGCCAGGAGAGGGCGGGGCAGAGGACAGGACTGTTACACTGGCGCTCAGTAAAGAACACAACCCCACCATCTACGAGGAGCGCATGCGCATCCAGAGAGCAGGAGGAACCGTCAG ggaCGGGCGTGTGCTAGGGGTGTTAGAGGTGTCCCGTTCCATAGGAGATGGGCAGTATAAACGTTGTGGGGTGATCTCGACTCCTGACGTCAGACGTTGTCCACTCACGTCCAATGACAG gtttgccATCTTGGCGTGTGACGGCCTGTTTAAAGTGTTCTCTGCGGAGGAAGCTGTGAAATATGTTCTGAACATTCTGCAG GCTGAACCTGTGGAGAGGAAAGAAGGGCAGACTGAGGAGGAGGGGCGTTATGAGACAGCCTGTCAGCGATTGGCCAGTGAAGCTGTGAGGCGGGGCTGTGCAGATAACGTCACTGTGATTCTAGTATCTATAGAGTTCTGA
- the LOC115813972 gene encoding butyrophilin subfamily 2 member A1-like has protein sequence MAGRSHAEVHGYVEFEPSCASTGSDPPAWPCFDELGDYIGLPLPSLCLEEPRLSYKDQFQVVGPAGRLVAVAGEDLVLPCSLKPSISAVDMTVQWSRLHGSDTLVHLYTDYEDRNENQIESYRGRAALFKEELQKGNTSLKLSRVRASDEGEYKCFVRSLSWFDDVTTEVRIEALGTHPVISMEGYDHSGRLSLLCETKGWNPEPEVLWLDSEGEILPAENTETVRKTEGFNVKQRVIVQDSNTNRFFCRVILRDHMKETEIFIQNYEEQMKREGESLIYEEQVKPEVDVILDPDTAHPELILSEDGKEVKHGNVRQNLPDNPERFNSWANVLGKEGFSSGRFYYEVEVRGKAMWDLGVTGESSNRKGNICLSPEDGYWSMCLRNGDEYWANDSPSVLLSLRQKPQRVGVFVDYEEGLVSFYDVEASSHIYSFTGQSFTEKLYPFLGPERNNRRKKATPLVISPVS, from the exons ATGGCAGGCAGGAGTCATGCTGAGGTTCATGGATATGTTGAGTTTGAACCCTCGTGTGCTTCCACGGGCTCCGACCCTCCCGCTTGGCCCTGTTTTGATGAGCTTGGCGATTATATTGGTCTACCACTCCCCTCACTGTGTCTGGAGGAACCCCGCCTCTCATAtaagg atcagtttcaggttgttggtccagctggtcgtcttgttgctgtagctggtgaagacctggttctgccctgttctctcaaacccagcatcagtgctgtggacatgacagtgcaGTGGAGTAGACTCCATGGATCAGACACTCTagtgcatctgtacacagacTATGAGGACAGAAATGAGAACCAGATTGAGTCCTATAGAGGGAGGgcagcactgtttaaagaggaactgcagaaaggcaacacttcattaaaactctccagagtgagAGCCTCTGATGAAGGAGAATATAAATGCTTTGTTCGATCTCTCAGTTGGTTTGATGATGTTACTACTGAAGTCAGAATTGAAG CTTTAGGAACCCACCCAGTGATCTCTATGGAGGGCTATGATCATTCAGGAAGACtgagtctactgtgtgaaactAAAGGTTGGAACCCTGAGCCTGAAGTTTTGTGGTtggacagtgaaggagagattcTCCCTGCTGAgaatacagagacagtcagaaagacagagggtttCAATGTGAAACAACGTGTTattgtacaggacagtaacaccaacagATTCTTCTGTAGAGTAATACTGAGAGATcacatgaaggagacagagattttcATCCAAA ATTATGAAGAACAGATGAAACGTGAAGGTGAGTCTTTAATTTATGAAGAACAGGTGAAACCTGAAG TGGATGTGATCTTGGATCCTGACACAGCCCACCCTGAGCTGATTCTGTCTGAGGACGGGAAAGAGGTGAAACATGGTAATGTGCGGCagaatctccctgacaacccagagaggtttAACAGTTGGGCAAACgtcctgggaaaggaggggttctcctcagggcgattttactatgaggtggagGTCAGGGGGAAGGCTATGTGGGATTTAGGAGTGACGGGGGAATCTTCTAACAGGAAGGGGAATATTTGTCTAAGTCCTGAGGATGGATACTGGAGTATGTGTCTGAGGAATGGAGATGAGTATTGGGCAAatgactctccctctgtcctcctctctctgagacagaagccCCAGAGGGTGggagtgtttgtggattatgaggagggtctggtctccttttatgatgtggaggccagttctcatatctactctttcactggtcagtctttcactgagaaactctatccGTTCTTAGGCCCTGAACGTAataacagaaggaaaaaagcaACTCCgctggtcatctctcctgtcagTTAA